ATTACTATGTTCGAACAAAAAAGAAATAGAATGCATTAATAGTTTTCTTTCTAAAAAGTAAGCTGTCGCTTGAAAAAAGCCTTTTCCTCATCAAAAATATAAACGAAGCAGATATAGAAAATATGATCAGGCAACTCTTAGTTCAGGTCCAAACCACTATGGCTCAGACCCTATTTTGAAATACATTGAGCTCACTCTAGCAATGCGCTTGAGTGATTCAATATTTTCATCTGACCAATACGTGATTTTACCAACACTTTCACAGCAAATTACACCCGATGCAATAAAATCCTGATGCAAAACAAAATCGAGTAACGACTGTATATCTAACGGTTCAAAATAGGCTTCATTAAAGCACTTTGTTAGCTCATGCGCTCTAGCATCAGGCGCATTAATCACCTTTTGATTCAAAATACCATTAAAGTAGTCATTGAAATCTGATTTGCTTAATATTGCCCCAGATTCAAATGAGCCATTGACTCTGTCAAAACAAATCAATGACTCAATGCGGTCAAATTCTCCTGAAAACACCCATAAGCTAACTCTGTCCGCTCCTTGTATTAGCTGAGAGGTAACTATACAAATCTCTTTTAATTTATCTTCAACCTGTATTGCAGGATTAGTCAATTTAGCGGTTAATTTTATAAATGGATCCATAACGGCCTATCGTTAAAAATAAATTGTACTCAACTCAAAGTATAGTAACAGTGCGGCTTTCGTACTATTCATCGGACTGCTTTAATAACCATTGATTGATTTTTTCTTCCATCAAATTAAGCGGCAAGGCACCATCTTCAATAATTTGATCATGGAATGCTTTAATATCAAATTTATCGCCCAATGCAGCTTTTGCTTTGGCTCTTAACTCAACAATTTTGAGCTCGCCCAGCTTGTAACCTAAGGCTTGACCTGGCCATACGGTATAGCGTTCAACTTCACTGGTCGCTTCAGAAATATGAATACCTTCCGTTTTGATGGAGTAATCTATCGCTTTTTCTCGACTCCAACCTAATCCATGCATACCGCTATCCACCACTAATCGTACCGCTCGATGCATTTCAGACTGCAGTCGACCAATATCATCAATGGGGTCATTTTCATAAATGCCCATTTCTGCAGCTAAACGCTCAGCATAAAGTGCCCAGCCTTCTCCCGCGGCATTTGAATAAAATATGGTGTTTAGAATAGGTAGATCATCCGATAAACCAACAATGGTTTGTAAATGATGTCCAGGGTTTGCTTCATGATAGGTCAGCGTTTGCAATGAATAAGAGGGCAAAGCAGAGGTGTCATTTAATGATATCCAATAGGTGCCCAAGCGTGAGCCATCTTGCGATGGTGCGTCATAAAAAGCACCACTGGTAGATGCCGCTAAATGAGCCGGTACAGCTTTTACTGCCACGTCTTGATCCGGTAATAAACCAAACCATTGCGGCAATTTTTCATTAGCAAGCGCCAAATCTTTTTTGATATCAGCGATCAGTTTGGCTTTACCTTCTGGGGTGTTTGGGTAGAGATATTTAGGATCATTTAACAATACCGTCATACGCTCACCGACAGTGCCTTTATCGTAGCCAACATTTTTTAATAACACATCCATTTCTGCGGTGATGCGCGCCACTTCATCTAGCCCAAGTTGATGCACCTGTTCAGCTGTTAATGTTGTATCACTTAGGTGCGTGATCATCGCTGCATATAGTGCTTTACCGTTGGGTAAATGACCAATACCTGCTTTATGAGACGCGTAAGGTTTAAGGGCTTCTAAGCTCGCAATAAGCTTTTCGTTGGCAGGATAAAAACTGGTTTTAACTGCTTTAATCGTAGCTGCGATATAGTCTGCTTTGTTAGTCGATGTTGCCTTCTCTAGTTTTTCAACCATGCTCGTCACTAGGGCATGATCTTCAGGAGAAAACTCGTTCTGAAGTCTCAAGTTATTGATGGTTTTGTTAATGACAAAATCAGGCGGAACAACACCTAGTTTTCTATCATGTTCAATTTTTGATATGACACTATCAATCACATCATCATAATCGTTCAGACGGGTCAGATAAGCTTTCGCTTGCTCGTCATTACTGACCGCAAACTTATCCACCATGTAGGCAGGAAATTCAACATGAACACCCGATAAATGGCTTATAGGGTAAGGTAAGAACCAAGCGCCATATTCACCTAAAATAGAGCCATACTCGACTATGGTTGCCGGTTTGTAGGCCGAAGAAATTTCCGTTTCGATTAACCTTAAACTAATACGTTCTTTATCGGTCAGCTTGCTTTGGTCAATTTGTCTCAGCTCAGCAATCAATGCTTTTACTGATTCACGTCGCGCTTGCTCTGTGGTTTGATCAAAATAGCTCGATTTCTCCATAATACCTTGGCCCGCATCTTTATCATCAAGGCCGTAATAGCTGGCAATAATAGGGCGGAGTTCAAAGTATTTTTGCGATAACGTATGCATTTGTTCGTTGAAATCGCTCTTGTGTGCGAGGGTGACAGTACTAAAAAGTGCAAGGCCAATTGTGGCGATGGCACTGAACAGACGATTCATAGAAATATCCAAATATTATTTTTAGTTTATCGGCCCATAATAGCACACCAATGAACCCGATATGGTACTAAGGTGCTAAATCACTAATCCTTATTTTACAGTACCATCAGAGCCATATTTACCAGATAAATTAAGGAATTTGTGATGCTTAAAGGTAAAGTCGCACTGATCACCGGTTCAACCAGTGGTATCGGTTTGGCAACCGCGCATGTACTGGCAGGTGAAGGTGTGAATTTAATTCTTCATGGCTTATTAGATCCTGAAGAAGGAGACAAATTAGCGCAACACTTTAGCGTGCAATATAAAATTAACGCCATTTTCGACGATGCCGATTTACGTAATCCATTGGCAATACAGCAATTTATCGACAGAGCACAATTCGAATTAGGCACAATTGATATTTTAATTAATAATGCTGGCATCCAACATACGGAGCAAACGGCAAGCTTTCCATTAAACAAGTGGAATGACATTATCGCGATCAACTTATCCGCCGCGTTTCACACCATTCAAAAATCTTTGCCCGGCATGCAAGTCAATCAATGGGGGCGAATCATCAATATCGCGTCAGTACATGGCTTGGTCGGCTCAAAAAATAAATCCGCTTATTGCGCTGCAAAACACGGCATTGTGGGGTTAACCAAGGTAGTGGCTCTAGAGTGTGCTGAACAAGGCATAACGGTTAATGCCATTTGTCCGGGTTGGGTGGATACGCCATTAATTAATAAGCAAATTTCTGATATCGCCGCCCGCGATAATGTCGAACTAGCACAGGCCAAATACAACTTAGTGACCGCAAAACAGCCGCAACCTGAAATGATGGAACCTAAACAGATTGGCGAATTTATTTTATTTTTGTGCAGTGATAGCGCTCGTAGTATCACAGGGGCTTCATTACCAATGGATGGGGCTTGGACGGCGCAATAGCTTAAGTTTATAAAGCCAAGTTTATCCTTCCGCTTGGCTTTCTTTTTCGATACTTCTTGCTACTTTGCAATAGCTAACCTTGCGTAAACTCAGAGATCAGTTGATAGGTTTTTTCACACTCTTCTTTGACTAAGTTTTCGATCAGCATAAACGCATGCACCATTCCCGGAAACTGATGGCACTTAACTCTGACACCGGCGCTTTCTAATGCTTTAGCATATGCAATACCTTCATCCTTGAGTGGATCGCAACCACCAACAATAACCAATGATTCTGGCATATTCGAACTAAAATATCCTAATAACGGGGAGGCCTTTTTAACGATGTCATCGTTTAAATCGGACACCTGAAAGTATTGCTGGAAATACCACACAACTTTGTCCCGCTCTAATAAATAACCATGGCCATTTTCTTCCACTGAAGGCAGAGACATGGTGTAGTCAACACTGGGATAGATCAAAACTTGCTTATCTATTTTGACTGCATCATTATCGATATTATTCATCACTAAGCTGGTACAAATTGCCCCGCCAGCACTGTCACCTGCGATAAATAACTGTTCGTTAATTTTTTGTCCGCTAAGTAACTTTTTATAATGTTCAAGTGCATATTGGCAATCATCAATGCCGGCCGGAAATGGGTGCTCTGGCGCTAACCGATAGTCCACACAAATAACGATGGCACGGGCAGCAATCGCTAGTTTTCGACTAATAGGATCGTACACCTCTACATCACCACACATATGACCGCCGCCATGAAAATGCAACAATACAGGCAATGTTTCATTTGGCGAAGGATTATAAATACGAACGGGAATTCGTTGATCGCCAAGGTATTTATCTTCAATATGGGCAATCTCAGGGCCTTCATCTAAAAAGGTTGTAAGATTTTTTAAACTCCCCCTGACGCGCTCTGCGCTGAACGAAATACCTGACTCTTTCGCCTCAGCCAATGCTTGATTTGCCTGGTCTAGAAACGCCGTTAATTTAGGTGAAATTACTCCGCGCATAATATGTCCTCCTGTCTACGACCCGTTTCTGGTAGGAAGAAACTGCCAATAAAAAACGTCAAACTTAGTAACGAAATCAGTATAAAAGACGTGTGATAGTCGCCCTGATTAAGGTCGACTAACTTGCCAAAAATCCATAACACCGCGGTAGAAACAAGGTAGCTGATAGAGTAAAACAAACTAAATATCACGGTAATACGTTCGCTGGTCATGTTTTTCATTTCATGCGGAATTGACACCAGTGCTGTGATAGGAAAGAAAATGAAGAAGCCAAGCACAATAGCCGATAATGTTTGTAGCCACTCGACTGGGCTAAAAGATAAACCAATTATGGTAATTGTCATGATCACTCCTGATATGCGAATGACCGGAATACGCAACGACACTTTCTTGCTGTAGATAATGCCCGCCAGCGTACCAACGATACCAAAGCCAATCACCCACTTACTTTGGCTAATACCCGCTTTCGGGTAAAAGGTAAATAAACAAATATAGAAGGTCAGCAAACCAGAATAGGTCAGGGCATAGGCCCAATTGAATCTGTCTTTTAATCCTTGCAAGTAGCCGTATGAAACTATCTTTTCGTCGCTGGCAGATTCACATTTTGCATTAGAATCAAAGCGCACGAGTAGCCAGGCTAGGCTAAGCAATAAACTGGCAATGGAAAAGCTCACTAAACTCGCTTTCCAATCACCTGTCATTTGGTTAATTGCCGGCATCTGCCACAAAATTATGGCAGTCCCCACGTTAAAGGCAACGGCATTAAGGCCATTGATCATCGGCCGTTCTTTAGCAGAAAACCAATGCAGCACAATGGGATTGAAATACACAATCATAAAGGCGCCACCTAAGCCCATTAAAAATCGACTTAATAACAACAATTCATAATTCGGCACAAATGGTGTTAGCACGCCAATGGTGATCAAAACACTCGAAAAGAAGAACGCGTATTTGATACCTAACTTGACGGCAATCCACGCTGCGCCAAAAGTGCCAACGATTTTAGCTAGGGTGACTGCACCACTGATAAAACTGGCTGACGCTAAACTGTCAATCTGCATCGAAGACATGATTTGAGGCATGCTCGCTGTACCGCCTACCCACGCCATTGCAAACAAGACATAACTAACAAAAACAATAGCTTCAACGAGGTATTTGTTACCTATTTTCATATATGGTAATTTCTAACTTGGACAATAATCTAGCAGTAGGTTACCGCACGCGTGGCGACAAATAACTACTACCTTAGTTCACTACCCAATAAGACAACGCATGTTATGCTTGTACGGTAGCTCCACACTGGCACAGCCCAGTGTTGTGATGTTGATGAACGCAATAGTAAAATAAACAAAAGGTACTTCATTGTTAGTTTGGCTTTCTCTAGATACTTGGTTTATCACCTTCCTTTCTATTGCTTACCTCGTGTTGCTGTTTATTGTCGCTCACTGGGGGCAAAATCAGTCAACTGAAAATTGGACATGCAAGCCTTGGGTTTATAGTCTGTCACTGGGCGTAAGCTGCAGCACCTGGGCGTTTTACGGTACGGTAGGCCAAGCCGCCACCACGGGTGCTTGGATCGCTCCAATATATATTGGTTCGATATTGTGCTTGGTGCTAGCATGGCCAATGTTGCACAAAATGCTGCTGATAATTAAACAGCAAAACCTCACCTCACTTGCTGATTTTATCGCCTTTCGATATGACCGTTCACCAAAAATAGCGGCAACGGTTTCCTTAATCGCACTGGTTGGCATTATTCCTTATATTGCCTTGCAATTACGGGCGATCAGCACCAGCTTTGATTTACTGACCGGCACCTATCAATCGGGCATCAGCACCGCGTTTGTCGTGACATTAGTACTGATCATTTTCAGCATTTTATTTGGCACCCGCCAAATAGCAGCCAATAAACAAAACCAAGGCTTAGTACTCGCCATTGCTTTTAGTTCAATAGTGAAGTTATTGGCATTAACGGCTATCGGCATTTTCGCAACATTTTTTGTCTTTGATGGCTTTAATGATTTACTCGCTCAACGGGAAAACATCAAACCCGCAACACAAAGCAACACCGTATACTTAACGGTAGCCCAGGTAATACTAGGTGCGATTACGATTTTCATCTTGCCTCAACAATTCCACATGATGATGATTGAAAACCATGATGAGCAAGAGCTAAGAACCGCACGTTGGCTTTATCCTGTTTATCTGATCCTGATTAATATTTTTATATTACCCATCGCCATTGCTGGGCAATTAACCTTTCCAGGTGGCAGTGTCGACCCCGATACTTATGTATTAACCATACCATTATTTTACCAACAAGCTTGGTTGGGTATTGTTGTTTATATCGGCGGCTTAGCGGCCGCAACCAGTATGGTGATTGTCTCGGCGATAGTGCTCAGTACGATATTTGTCGCTGAGGTATTAACGCCATTAATCCTCAAATTTAAATTGTTTAGCTCGCCACAAGCACCTAAGTTTTCAGGCGCTTTATTGAACCTAAGACGCAGCTCGATAGCGCTCATTTTATTACTGGCTTTTATTTTTGAGCGTTTTGTTGATCAGCACAATCATTTGGCTACCATCGGCTTACTGTCATTCGTTTTGCTATCACAATTTGCCCCTGCAGCTATTGGCGCGCTGTACTGGCGCAAAGCAAACACAAAAGGCGCATTCAGTGGGTTAATTGTTGGTAGCTTGCTATGGTTATATACCTTGTTATTGCCGTCATTGATGCCCGATAGTACTTGGGTACAACAAGGGCTATTAGGACTGACTTGGTTAAAACCAACCGCATTATTTGGTATCAATTTCCTTGATAGCACCAGCCACGGCGTTTTTTATAGTTTATTGGCCAACCTGCTTTGTTATGTGTTTGTTTCGCTAGCAAGTCATCGCAGCGTTGGTGAGCAACTGCAAGCGGAATATTTTGTTAATAAAACCCAGGGCCAAGTAGAGCGCGACTTATCCCTGAACGATTTGTACAGTTTACTACTGCGCTTCATTGATAAAGACAGCGCCGACAAGCTCACTGCTTATGCCAATACATTAGATAAGCACAGTGAATCTTCAAAACGAAAATTAGTCGACTACACCCGCCTACAATTGTCGAGTGTACTCGGCTCAGCATCAACACGCATGGTAATGAAGGCTGCTTCAACCTCGCAGGAAATGCCGCTCGAAGATGTCGTTAGTATTGTGGATGAAGCCAATGAAATATTTCGCTTTAATCGAGAATTACTGCAATCGGGGGTGGAGAATATCGAGCAAGGGATCAGTGTGGTGGATGCCGATATGCGCTTGGTCGCATGGAATCAACGCTATATCGAGTTACTTAATTATCCTGAAGGGTTCGTTTCGGCAGGTAAACCGATTAAAGATCTTATTGCATTTAATATTGCCCAAGGGGTGATCACCGGCGCAGAACAAGAGGAGCTGATTGCTCGCCGAATTGATCATATGAGAAAAGGCAATAGTCACTCATTTCAGCGGACAATGCCTAATGGCTTAGTGCTTGAAATAAAAGGGCAACCGATGCCCGGTGGCGGCTTTGTCAGTACCTTTTCTGACATTACCGCGCATATTGAAGCTGAAAAAGCCCTGCAACAAGCCAATGAGACACTGGAAAAGAGAGTCGAACAACGAACGCTAGCGTTAAAACAAGCCAAAGCCGAGGCAGAAGCCGCAAACAGCAGTAAAACCCGATTTTTAGCGGCAGCCAGCCATGATTTGATGCAACCTTTCAATGCATTGACCTTATTTACCTCAATGTTAAAACGGAAAGTACAAGGTGAAGAATTATCATTGCTCGCCACTAACATTGACGACTCATTAAATGTTGTCGAAGCCTTATTGTCAGATTTGGTGGAAATTTCGCGGCTTGATAACAACTCAGAATCAAAAGAGCAAAGAGACTTCGCCTTAGACGAGCTATTACTGCCCCTTAAAAATGAGTTCACCGTGTTAGCAGAGCAAGACGGTATTGAATTTCGCTATCAACACAGTAGTTGTGTTGTCCATTCTGACAAGCGCATGTTACGCCGCATTGTCCAAAATTTCTTATCCAATGCGGTGCATTATTGTCAGGACAAACACGGTGATAAATCGGGATTAACCAGTAAGATTTTACTCGGTGTTCGTCACAACAAAGATAATGTTCGTATTGAAGTCTGGGACAACGGACCCGGCATAGCCACTGAGCAACAAATAAAAATATTTGAAGAGTTTGAACGTTTAGAGCAAACCAGAGAAGTGCCCGGCCTAGGGCTAGGATTAGCGATTGCAGAGCGGATGGCATCCTTATTAGGGCTAAATATTTCAGTTAAATCTGAGTTAGGTAAAGGCACAGTGTTCATGATTGATGTGCCTCGCGTACAACACCTTCAAGCAGCCTCTACACCGGCACTTGAACCAAGCACGGATAAATCAGTGGATGATTTTGCCAACTTGTCAGTACTACTGGTTGATAACGATGTATTAATGCTCAAAGCAATGACTTCGCAATTAAAAGATTGGGGCTGTGATGTTTATAGCGCAACAGATGTTAACTCTGCGAACGCCGCACTAGGTGAAATGGCAAAACCACCTCATTTTATCATTGCTGATTATCATCTCGATAACAATGCCAACGGCGTTGATTTAGTCGCCGAATTGTTAAAATCAAGACAATGGGATATTCCTTGTATGATTTGCTCTGCCGACCCGTCTGAACAAGTCAGGCAGCATACCAGCAATGAAAATTATGTCTTCTTGAGAAAACCGGTCAAACCGTTAGCATTAAAACGCTTTATTAAGCAAGTTACTTAACCGATTGAACTTTTTATATTTTCTGCTAACTTATTAGAACATCAGTCAATGGACATTACTGAGCCCTTTACATGATAAAATGTAAGGTAACTGAATAAGGGCAGGCGCAAATGGATTTCATCAAGATAGGATTACTGATTATTCTTAATAAGCTACTCCTGTTAGTTATTGGATTAATTACTGGTGGAGTAGTTGGCTACTTTACTAACTCAACGTTACTAGGTGTGATAGTTGCCCTATTAATTATAGGTGGTTTGTACTTTTATATACTTGGTCCAGTTCATTTCGTGACTAAAGAAAAGCTACAGTTACTTGTGGAAAAGGAATTAATTGTAGCCACACCTATTAACCCGTTCACTAAAGCTTTAAAAACCTTAAACTTAAAAAATAAGTGGGAGCATGGTGAGGGAGTACTTGATCAATTTAAAGATAGTTATAGCACTCAACTACATCAAGAAAATCTTTTCTTCTTTAATAGAGGTATGCCATATTTACCTCTATATTTCCTGCCTTTATCGTCAATTTATAGTATCCAGAAAGACTCTGAGTTTATTAAGGACTTAAAGTTTCAAGATGACAAAAACATTTACGAAATAGTTATAAACGGTCAGCATAAAATTGCTCTTCCTATGGATAGTGAATCTGCTGAAATTGTAATGAATTCGATTGGTTTAAAATAGATCAGGTGTTCAACACTGTCTAAAAAGCGCATTAAGTAACGGAATACTTAACAGTTAGCTTGGAGATCAATTTAGCCAAGTATTTATCTGCCCTTTATGCAAATGTTATACATCAAATGGAGTTAATCAATGATTTCTCATACAACTTTAGGTACCAACAACCTTGAAAAAGCAGCGCTATTTTATGTCGACATAATAGCTGCAATGGGTGGTACTCAGATATATAAATCAGATAGCGTCATTTTTTGGGAATTTGAAGGGGGTAGTTCAAAATTAGCTCTTACTGTTCCGTTTGATGGTCAGCCAGCAACTCATGGTAATGGAACAATGGTTGCTTTTACCCTACCTAATATAGATAAAGTCAACGAGATCTATTCAATGGCCTTAAAGTTAGGGGCGAGTAGCGAAGGTGAGCCTGGAGAAAGAAATGGCGGCGCTTATTACGGCGCGTATTTTAGAGACCTAGATGGTAATAAAATAGCTATTTTTCATCGGTGATTTAACTAAGCGGCTACATTCATTTGTTAATATAAAAAGAATTGAATGGCGCTACTAAGCGCTTTGTAGATCACCATCATTTTCAGGTAGGGTTAGCATTAACTCTTGATAAGCAAGCCCTGCTAATGTTCTATTATTCACTTCTAGCTTCGATAAAATTGCCGAAACATGTTTTTTCACTGTCGTTTCTTTAATGTCCAAGTCGTACGCAATTTGTTTGTTTAACTGGCCATCGGCGATTTGAGTCAAGACAATATATTGCTGTGGAGTGAGCTGGGCTAATTGTTTCGCTAGCCGACGATGAGCAATCAAGGTTTGTTGATCAACATTGTTTTCAACGCACTCAGGTAACCAAATATCACCTTCAAGTACACAATCTATTGCTGTTGAAATCATTTGTAGATCAGCTGATTTCGGAATAAACGCAGCGGCGCCGAAGTTAATCGCTTTTTGCATGGTGTCATTGTTGTCGTCAGAAGAGACCATGATCACGACCAGATCAGGGTAGTGGTTTTGCAATTGCGTTAAGCCAGTAAAACCATTATTACCCGGCATATGTAGGTCGAGAAAAACAATCTCCAAACTGGGGTTACGCTCTATCGCCGTTAATAAATCACTAAAGCACTCGGCTTCCAATGTTTGCGCATCATCTATGCATTCGATAATCGCTTGTTTCAGCGCAGTGCGAAACAGCGGGTGATCATCGGCAATAATAACTTTTGATTCTGACATAACGACTCCATGCTCATATCAACTGACAGTATGAAAAAAAGAGCCGGCCTATGCCAGCTCTTTTTATTTGCTAACTCACACCTAGCTTAGAATTGATAGCCAAGTGTAAATGAAATAGTGCGCGGGTCACCATAATAGCCAATGAGCGTATTATCGCCACCTAACCCTGGTAAATAACTACCATCAGGTTGTGGTGCAACAAACTGATAGCCGCCAATCATATATTCTTGATCCGCAAGGTTTTTCACGTGTAGCCCCGCGTACCAATCAGCATCTGTGCTGTACCAATTAACACTGACATTGGCGATACCATAGCCGTCTTGCGTTAATAAGCTGTTCTCCTCAAATAACACATAGTCATCACGGTAGTAATAACTGGCATTAATAATGAAGTCACCAACATCAGACTCTATGGTGTAATTTGCCCCTAAGTTGTAGGTGTAATCTGGCGTATTAGAAATGGAGAAACTATCTGATTTATCAAACTCTTGCCCAGTTTCAGGATCGGTATCAATTACTTCCTTAAAGTCTGAATCAATATAGCCAAAACTAGCCGTTAGCAATAAATTGTCTGTGGCTAAATAAGTAAATTCTGCCTCAATACCTGTCGCTTCTGAGCTACCGATGTTGCCTAAACGTTGATTCAGCTCTGTGGCATCTTCACTTGGCAATACCGAAATGTATTGGCGATCGTCATGGTCGAGTGAAAATAACGTGATATTGGCGCGTAAACGATTGTCTAACCACTCACTCTTCATGCCAATTTCGAACGAATCTACTTCTTCCGGATCTGCTGCTGGCTCTGCCGTTGTTGCTCTTGGGT
This window of the Thalassotalea atypica genome carries:
- a CDS encoding alpha/beta hydrolase — its product is MRGVISPKLTAFLDQANQALAEAKESGISFSAERVRGSLKNLTTFLDEGPEIAHIEDKYLGDQRIPVRIYNPSPNETLPVLLHFHGGGHMCGDVEVYDPISRKLAIAARAIVICVDYRLAPEHPFPAGIDDCQYALEHYKKLLSGQKINEQLFIAGDSAGGAICTSLVMNNIDNDAVKIDKQVLIYPSVDYTMSLPSVEENGHGYLLERDKVVWYFQQYFQVSDLNDDIVKKASPLLGYFSSNMPESLVIVGGCDPLKDEGIAYAKALESAGVRVKCHQFPGMVHAFMLIENLVKEECEKTYQLISEFTQG
- a CDS encoding 3-hydroxybutyrate dehydrogenase — its product is MLKGKVALITGSTSGIGLATAHVLAGEGVNLILHGLLDPEEGDKLAQHFSVQYKINAIFDDADLRNPLAIQQFIDRAQFELGTIDILINNAGIQHTEQTASFPLNKWNDIIAINLSAAFHTIQKSLPGMQVNQWGRIINIASVHGLVGSKNKSAYCAAKHGIVGLTKVVALECAEQGITVNAICPGWVDTPLINKQISDIAARDNVELAQAKYNLVTAKQPQPEMMEPKQIGEFILFLCSDSARSITGASLPMDGAWTAQ
- a CDS encoding hybrid sensor histidine kinase/response regulator, translating into MLVWLSLDTWFITFLSIAYLVLLFIVAHWGQNQSTENWTCKPWVYSLSLGVSCSTWAFYGTVGQAATTGAWIAPIYIGSILCLVLAWPMLHKMLLIIKQQNLTSLADFIAFRYDRSPKIAATVSLIALVGIIPYIALQLRAISTSFDLLTGTYQSGISTAFVVTLVLIIFSILFGTRQIAANKQNQGLVLAIAFSSIVKLLALTAIGIFATFFVFDGFNDLLAQRENIKPATQSNTVYLTVAQVILGAITIFILPQQFHMMMIENHDEQELRTARWLYPVYLILINIFILPIAIAGQLTFPGGSVDPDTYVLTIPLFYQQAWLGIVVYIGGLAAATSMVIVSAIVLSTIFVAEVLTPLILKFKLFSSPQAPKFSGALLNLRRSSIALILLLAFIFERFVDQHNHLATIGLLSFVLLSQFAPAAIGALYWRKANTKGAFSGLIVGSLLWLYTLLLPSLMPDSTWVQQGLLGLTWLKPTALFGINFLDSTSHGVFYSLLANLLCYVFVSLASHRSVGEQLQAEYFVNKTQGQVERDLSLNDLYSLLLRFIDKDSADKLTAYANTLDKHSESSKRKLVDYTRLQLSSVLGSASTRMVMKAASTSQEMPLEDVVSIVDEANEIFRFNRELLQSGVENIEQGISVVDADMRLVAWNQRYIELLNYPEGFVSAGKPIKDLIAFNIAQGVITGAEQEELIARRIDHMRKGNSHSFQRTMPNGLVLEIKGQPMPGGGFVSTFSDITAHIEAEKALQQANETLEKRVEQRTLALKQAKAEAEAANSSKTRFLAAASHDLMQPFNALTLFTSMLKRKVQGEELSLLATNIDDSLNVVEALLSDLVEISRLDNNSESKEQRDFALDELLLPLKNEFTVLAEQDGIEFRYQHSSCVVHSDKRMLRRIVQNFLSNAVHYCQDKHGDKSGLTSKILLGVRHNKDNVRIEVWDNGPGIATEQQIKIFEEFERLEQTREVPGLGLGLAIAERMASLLGLNISVKSELGKGTVFMIDVPRVQHLQAASTPALEPSTDKSVDDFANLSVLLVDNDVLMLKAMTSQLKDWGCDVYSATDVNSANAALGEMAKPPHFIIADYHLDNNANGVDLVAELLKSRQWDIPCMICSADPSEQVRQHTSNENYVFLRKPVKPLALKRFIKQVT
- a CDS encoding DUF885 domain-containing protein; the protein is MNRLFSAIATIGLALFSTVTLAHKSDFNEQMHTLSQKYFELRPIIASYYGLDDKDAGQGIMEKSSYFDQTTEQARRESVKALIAELRQIDQSKLTDKERISLRLIETEISSAYKPATIVEYGSILGEYGAWFLPYPISHLSGVHVEFPAYMVDKFAVSNDEQAKAYLTRLNDYDDVIDSVISKIEHDRKLGVVPPDFVINKTINNLRLQNEFSPEDHALVTSMVEKLEKATSTNKADYIAATIKAVKTSFYPANEKLIASLEALKPYASHKAGIGHLPNGKALYAAMITHLSDTTLTAEQVHQLGLDEVARITAEMDVLLKNVGYDKGTVGERMTVLLNDPKYLYPNTPEGKAKLIADIKKDLALANEKLPQWFGLLPDQDVAVKAVPAHLAASTSGAFYDAPSQDGSRLGTYWISLNDTSALPSYSLQTLTYHEANPGHHLQTIVGLSDDLPILNTIFYSNAAGEGWALYAERLAAEMGIYENDPIDDIGRLQSEMHRAVRLVVDSGMHGLGWSREKAIDYSIKTEGIHISEATSEVERYTVWPGQALGYKLGELKIVELRAKAKAALGDKFDIKAFHDQIIEDGALPLNLMEEKINQWLLKQSDE
- a CDS encoding MFS transporter; the encoded protein is MKIGNKYLVEAIVFVSYVLFAMAWVGGTASMPQIMSSMQIDSLASASFISGAVTLAKIVGTFGAAWIAVKLGIKYAFFFSSVLITIGVLTPFVPNYELLLLSRFLMGLGGAFMIVYFNPIVLHWFSAKERPMINGLNAVAFNVGTAIILWQMPAINQMTGDWKASLVSFSIASLLLSLAWLLVRFDSNAKCESASDEKIVSYGYLQGLKDRFNWAYALTYSGLLTFYICLFTFYPKAGISQSKWVIGFGIVGTLAGIIYSKKVSLRIPVIRISGVIMTITIIGLSFSPVEWLQTLSAIVLGFFIFFPITALVSIPHEMKNMTSERITVIFSLFYSISYLVSTAVLWIFGKLVDLNQGDYHTSFILISLLSLTFFIGSFFLPETGRRQEDILCAE
- a CDS encoding VOC family protein, which codes for MISHTTLGTNNLEKAALFYVDIIAAMGGTQIYKSDSVIFWEFEGGSSKLALTVPFDGQPATHGNGTMVAFTLPNIDKVNEIYSMALKLGASSEGEPGERNGGAYYGAYFRDLDGNKIAIFHR
- a CDS encoding histidine kinase codes for the protein MDPFIKLTAKLTNPAIQVEDKLKEICIVTSQLIQGADRVSLWVFSGEFDRIESLICFDRVNGSFESGAILSKSDFNDYFNGILNQKVINAPDARAHELTKCFNEAYFEPLDIQSLLDFVLHQDFIASGVICCESVGKITYWSDENIESLKRIARVSSMYFKIGSEP
- a CDS encoding response regulator; this encodes MSESKVIIADDHPLFRTALKQAIIECIDDAQTLEAECFSDLLTAIERNPSLEIVFLDLHMPGNNGFTGLTQLQNHYPDLVVIMVSSDDNNDTMQKAINFGAAAFIPKSADLQMISTAIDCVLEGDIWLPECVENNVDQQTLIAHRRLAKQLAQLTPQQYIVLTQIADGQLNKQIAYDLDIKETTVKKHVSAILSKLEVNNRTLAGLAYQELMLTLPENDGDLQSA